The following coding sequences are from one Triticum dicoccoides isolate Atlit2015 ecotype Zavitan chromosome 4A, WEW_v2.0, whole genome shotgun sequence window:
- the LOC119284776 gene encoding J domain-containing protein required for chloroplast accumulation response 1-like, translating into MAGAPRRSDVDFADVFGGPPRRSSGSDRGRRSSLDSPSGSGSGSGAASRARSGAEERPAFGDRTSSGFASRERRSGGESGPGERPVFGDRTSSERRQLGQEFYKDIFPGAEPPASPRPGGASGDRDVFGAPTSPGGSTSRLLSRSSFSMKFTRGVDSSVPTSPSRHISSRNDDDTSYGYSVPASPNSSTNSSLAQGVSQQDSKKNPFSWHRYPFLSRFRSSGDKKDTSQHVNSMDSECEGTPISSASFISSDKFHFSFYKWAGKGALLMLPASVQEKDGNIIGVRSFPQVVVQGIDLIDEEESMSTATPASKSQTDYEDYKHSINSTTKEESSVFDEYLQGDKSKEAGTKKSINNAKSNVSAGSPRTQSSRPPSGEKSRGSRVLKDFIKIFSPEVSPKRKVAVEAQDQSSGKSGSKGGVEDKFSISDLETGEDIKTDKTNNQNAFSPAAAQMRDVQGRMEKPVLTVDDEMLTRTGKLSGKEDVKPPSSDKSFHVETEEKVRDTTSREESHMENLEECVVEHLDEDQILQDDNEKEQIKISQSKIREWSKGKEGNIRSLLSTLQYVLWPESGWKPVPLVNIIEGAAVKKAYQKALLCLHPDKLQQRGAAMHQKYIAEKVFEILQEAWKEFNSVTFG; encoded by the exons ATGGCCGGCGCCCCGCGCAGGTCCGACGTCGACTTCGCCGACGTCTTCGGCGGCCCGCCCCGCCGCTCGTCGGGGAGCGACCGCGGGCGCCGCTCCTCGCTCGACTcgccctccggctccggctccggctccggcgccGCGTCCAGGGCGCGGAGCGGGGCCGAGGAGAGGCCCGCCTTCGGGGACCGCACCAGCTCCGGCTTCGCGTCGAGGGAGCGGCGGAGCGGCGGCGAGAGCGGGCCCGGGGAGAGGCCCGTCTTCGGGGACCGCACCAGCTCCGAGCGGAGGCAGCTCGGCCAGGAGTTCTACAAGGATATCTTCCCGGGGGCCGAGCCGCCGGCGTCGCCCAGGCCGGGCGGCGCCTCCGGCGATCGGGACGTGTTCGGCGCGCCCACGTCGCCCGGCGGGTCCACCAGCCGCCTGCTGTCGCGGTCCAG CTTCTCCATGAAGTTCACCAGAGGTGTGGACAGTTCAGTGCCTACTTCTCCATCCCGGCATATATCCAGCAGAAATGATGATGACACATCTTATGGTTACAGTGTTCCAGCTTCACCGAATTCATCCACGAATAGTTCTCTTGCCCAGGGGGTATCCCAGCAAGATTCGAAGAAGAATCCCTTTTCGTGGCATCGATATCCCTTCCTATCCCGGTTCCGTTCAAGTGGAGATAAGAAGGACACCTCTCAACATGTTAACTCTATGGACAGTGAATGTGAAGGGACTCCTATTAGCTCAGCAAGCTTCATCAGCAGTGACAAGTTCCATTTTTCATTCTATAAGTGGGCAGGGAAAGGAGCTTTGTTGATGTTGCCAGCTAGTGTGCAAGAAAAAGATGGAAATATTATTGGGGTTAGAAGCTTCCCTCAAGTAGTTGTGCAAGGCATTGACCTAATTGATGAGGAAGAAAGCATGTCAACCGCCACGCCTGCATCAAAAAGtcagaccgactatgaagattacaAACACAGTATAAACTCAACAACCAAGGAGGAATCTTCAGTGTTTGATGAGTACCTGCAGGGTGATAAATCCAAAGAAGCAG GAACAAAGAAGAGTATCAATAATGCAAAGAGCAATGTATCAGCAGGGAGCCCCAGAACTCAAAGTTCACGTCCACCTTCAGGAGAGAAAAGTCGTGGTAGCAGAGTGCTAAAAGATTTCATCAAAATCTTCAGTCCTGAGGTTTCACCAAAGCGAAAAGTGGCAGTTGAGGCTCAAGATCAGTCCAGTGGAAAAAGTGGAAGCAAAGGTGGAGTTGAAGATAAATTTAGCATCTCGGATTTGGAGACTGGTGAGGATATTAAGACGGATAAAACAAACAATCAGAATGCATTTTCCCCTGCGGCTGCTCAA ATGAGAGACGTACAAGGTAGGATGGAGAAACCCGTCCTTACAGTCGATGATGAAATGCTCACAAGAACAGGCAAACTCTCTGGAAAGGAAGATGTTAAACCTCCATCTTCTGATA AGTCGTTCCATGTTGAAACAGAGGAAAAGGTGCGTGACACAACAAGTCGTGAGGAAAGTCACATGGAAAATCTTGAAGAATGTGTG GTTGAGCATTTGGATGAAGATCAGATTCTTCAGGATGACAATGAAAAGGAACAAATAAAG ATATCTCAATCCAAAATCCGGGAGTGGTCAAAGGGAAAAGAAGGAAATATTCGGTCATTGCTTTCTACACTGCAATAT GTTCTCTGGCCTGAGAGTGGATGGAAACCAGTTCCATTGGTTAACATAATTGAAGGAGCAGCGGTTAAGAAAGCTTATCAGAAGGCGTTGTTATGTCTTCATCCAGATAAGTTGCAACAGCGAGGAGCTGCCATGCATCAAAAGTATATAGCAGAAAAGGTTTTTGAGATTCTACAG